The DNA segment CGACGGCCGTGTCCGCGTAGCGCGGCGCGGGCACCAGCACAAAGGCGTCGGCCGCGGTTGCCTGCACGTTCAGCCCAGTGCCCTCGAGCATCTTGCGCAGGGCGTTTTCCGGGCTGAAGGTGCCATGGACGGCAGTCGAGGTTCGCCCCGCTGCCAGCTCGGAAGAAAAGAAGACGGACAGGCTGGTCTGCGCGTCGTATTGCGCCAACGCTTGCTTGAGCGGCTGGGCCGGCAGGTCGAATGCCATCTCGCCCCCGGCGCGGTTGGCGGGCTGCTGGGCGCGGGTCTGCTGGCAGGCCAGGCATAGGGCCAGGACCGCCATATAGACAACCAGTGCGCGCGCACCGGGGGATGCGGCCAAACGTGCCATCACGATCCAATGCCATGTGCGTTGAGGAGTCCTTGCCGCATCGGGCGCTCGGCCCAAGTGCATATCCGTGCGCATCGTAGGGATCCAATGTGACGCCGCCGTGAATGCGTGGCGCCCACTGCCGTGACATGGCTCACTCCTCCTGCGCGGGACCCGCCGGCTGCCGCGTCTCGATCGCGACAAACAGCCGTGCGTTGCCGCGCTGGACCAGCAGCGCCACGGCACCGTCCGCAGCGCTGGCCTCGTCGGCCAGCGCCTCGATGCTGTCGACCGGCTGGCCGTTGACGGCGAGAATCACGTCGCCAGCGTTCATGCCGGCGCGCGACGCGGCCGCGTTCACGCGCTGCACCAGCAGGCCGCCGTCGATACGCAGCACCTGCCGCTCTTGCGCCCACAGCGGCCTGACCATCATGCCCAGCGGCGCGTGCCCGGGCGCGGCCGGGCGCGCCACCCGTGGCGCGTCGAAGCGATCGGGCCGCACCGCCAGCACGAGCGCGGCGCGGTCCCGCCAGAGGCGCAGCGGTACGGCAACGCCGGGGGCCAGGTCCGCGATGAAGATCAGCGCATCGGCGGACTGCACGACGTCGCACTCGCCCACCTGCAGGATCACGTCGCCCGGCTTCATGCCGGCCCGGCCGGCGGCCCCGCCGGGCTGCACATAGCTCACCAGCGCGCCCGCGGGCCGGGGCAAGCGGAACGAATCGGCCAGGGCCTGCGAAACCTCCTGCACCGCCACGCCGATACGCCCGCGTGTCACCGCGCCCTGGCGCAGCAACTGGTCCTTGATGCGCATGGCCACATCGATGGGGATGGCGAACGACAAGCCCTGATAGCCGCCGCTGCGGCTGTAGATGCGGGAATTGATGCCGATCACCTCACCCTTGAGGTTGAACAGCGGGCCACCGGAGTTGCCGGGATTGACCGGCACGTCGGTCTGCAGGAAGGGCATGTACTCGGCGCCGGGCAGCACCCTGCCCTTGGCGCTGACGATGCCGGCCGTGACCGAGTGGCTGAAACCGTAGGGTGAGCCGATGGCCAGGGCCCAGCTGCCCACTTCCACGCTCGCCGCGTCGCCGATCTTCACCGTCGGCAAGCCGGTGGCGTCGATCTTGAGCAGCGCGACGTCGGCAACGGCATCCAGCCCGATCAGCCTGGCCTTGAACTCGCGCCGGTCGGTCAGCTTCACGCTGACCAGGGACCCGCGCGCGACCACGTGCGCGTTGGTGAGGATATAGCCGTCGCCGCTGAGGATGAAGCCCGAGCCCAGGCTGGTCTCGTCGACATTGTCCTGGCCCTGCGCACGCCCGCGCAGCGGATCGGGCGATGCCTCGCGGGCTACACCGATGTTGACCACCGCCGGGCCATTCTCGCGGACCAGCCGCGAGAAATCGGGCGCGGCTCGCCATGACGCCGCCTGCAGCGGCGCGCATCCGGCCGTGCCTGCCGCCAGCGCAAAGAGCAGCGCCATGGCGGCAAGAGCCAGCGAGCGCCGCGCGAATCCGCTGCGGCGGCCCAGGTCGAAAGCCATCGCCACCTCAGCTCGCTTGCGCGCCATCCAGCCCCAGCCCCAGCACCATGGGCTGGCGCATATCCGGTGGCGGCGGCTCGGGCAGCGCCTTCGTCATCAGCACCGCGCGCAGGTCCGCGTCGGCCTGCGGATTGCCCAGCGAGTCGAACTCCATGCGCGCCACGCGGCCATCGGGAGCAAGCCACACGCGCATCACCAACGACGCGCCCGGCAGCGCGCGGGCCTGCATCCAATCCTGCATGCGCAGGGCGCTCGCGTCGGCCGGGTCGCCCAGCCGCGCCTGGAACTCCGCGCTGGCCAGTTGCGCATAGCGCATCCAGTGCTGCGGGAACGGCTGCGCCGGGGCGGCGGCGGAAGACGCCGCGCCCAGGCCCACCAGCCCCAGCGTACGGAGCAAACGCCGCCACATCTTCTGTGGCACGGCCAGCTTGCGCGCGGCAGGACTGGCCTGCCGGCTTGGCTCAATCGGGGAATGCATCGAAGTTCCTGTCTTTCGTCATGGCGCAACCGGCCACGAAGGCCCGCAACGTAGTCATACAAAGACGGAACTCACCGTCGGGATATGCTGTTTGTCATGGAAGCTTCATACACCGTGCGCATCGAGACCGGGGCGTCACCATTTGCCTCGCTCCAACGGCACGGTGATCCAGGCCCTGGCGCCGCGGCCGCCCTGCTACGAAATGCCTGCTGATTGGCGGTGCGTTGGTCACTACGCGGCGGCGGCCTCTTCCTGCGCAGGGGCATCCGCAGTTGCATCGCCAGTTGCATCGGCACCTGCAACCGCATCCGATACCGCCGGCTGGAAGTTGCGCAGATGCAGGAAGAACTGGCCCATCATCTGCGTCCACAGCTGCAGTGCCACGGTGAGATAGTCGGGGCCCACGCCGCCGGAGATCACCACGTCCATCTCAAGCACCAGGAATTCGCCGTGCTGCGCGACGCGCGCGAAGCGCTTGGCGCGATGCCAGTCGCCCAGCACACACTCGGGCAACGCGCCGCCTTGCACCCGCAGCGGGCAGCTCAGCGTGAAATCCAGGTACGCATCCGGCGCAAGCGAGTTGCCCCAGAGGACCTGGAAGCCAACGCCGTGGCTGGCGCTGTGCAGGCGCAGCACGCCGTCCTGCTCGATGGCCGTCACGGCGCAGCCGGCGGCCTTGATGGCATCGCCGACCTGCTCCGAAGTCACTGCCATCAGCAGTGCGGGCTGGCTGTCTGCCGAGGTGTCGATCTGGGTTGCGGTGGTGTTCATGGGTATCTTGGTGATTAAAAGATTGGGACTTGGATTGAAGCTTGGATCGGGATTGAGGCTTGCGTGACCGGGCGCCGCAATCCGCACCCGCGTCCTGTTCAGTTCGCCTTGTGCAGCACGGCATCCAGCGCGGCGGTGTCGATGCTGGCCGCGCCAGGCGCAACCAGCCTTGCCATATAGGCCTGCACGAGCTGCTGCTGGCGTTGCTGGCGCATGGCCGCCACCAGCTGCGGCTTGATCTCGTCGAGCGTGGCAATGCGGCCAGCCTGCGTGTCCAGCAGCTTCATCACATGAAAGCCCGCGGCCGATTGCACCGGGTCGCTCACCTGGCCAACCTTGAGCCTGGCAACGGTGTCGCGCACTTCCGGCAGCATCTGTGCCAGCGGCAGCGCGCCGACCTCCCCGCCGCGTTCGGCACCGCGGGGATCCTGCGAGCGGCTCTTGGCGAGCGCCGCGAAATCGCCCTGCCGTGCCTGCGTGGCAAGCTTGCGGGCTTCATCGCGTACCTTGGCCGTGGCCGCGGCATCGCTGCCCTGGGTGGCCAGGAAGATCTGCGCGACGCGGTAGCTGGCGGGCACCTGGAAGTTCGCCTTGCCGCCTTCATAGGCTGCGTTCACCTCGGGCTCGGACGGATAGCCCGCCGGCAGCTGCGCGACCGACTCCAGGTAGGTCGAGGCGACGATCCGCGCGGAGATCTCGCGCATGGCGGCATCGACGCGCGCCTTTACCTCGGGCCGTTCCGCCCAGCCCTTGCCCTGTGCCTCGCGCAGCAGCGCTTCACTGGCCAGGCGCTGGCGCAGCCAGTTCTCGATGCCCGCGCGGTTGCTCCTGGCCGCGGCGCGGTCCGCTTCCGGCAGGCCCTGCAGCAGCCGCTCCACGTCATCCTGGCCAACGGTGACCGAGCCGGCGCGCGCCACCACCGGACCGCTTGCCGTGGCGGGCTCCGCGGCCTGCACCGGCGCTGCGCTCAGCCACGAGGCCAGCAGGACGCCGATGGCCGCGCGCACGGGCGGCAGCATGGACTGGGCATGTGATTTCATTCGAATCATCTGTGTCTTACCTTTTTTCTCCGGGAGCGCGGGCGAACGCCTGCGCGGGCCGGCGGCATCGCCTTGCCCGCGCGCAGGCCCGCGCGCCTCATGACATCGCAGCAACATGACAAAACACTCACGCCCCAGCAACAGCAGGCTCGGCGCCACCGCCATGCGCGGTCCGTTGCTGGCGTTGCGCGTCATGGGCGTGGCGCCTCTGCCGCGCCCGTGGTGCTCGTGGTGCTCGTGGTGCTCGCCGCAGCATTGACATCGGCAGCCGCCTGCGCGGGTGCGTCGGCGGCTGCCGCGGCGCCGGCCGCGAAGCGCCCTTCATACAGCTTGTCGCCATACTCCTGCGCGATCTGCTCGAACTTCACCCGGCTCTGCGCCGCGAAGGGCTGGCGCGCGATCATCACCGTGCCCAGGTCCACCGTCTCGTAGGCGCGCAGGATCTCCTGGCCCACTGCGTAGAGCTTCGCGTTCTTGGCCTCGCACTGCGCCACGGTGGCATGCTGGGCCTTGGCCTCCAGGGCCAGGCGCTGGCGGTCCGCCTCGGCCGCGCGCGCGAGCTTGAGCAGTTCGTCATAGGCGTTGCGGTACTGTGCAATCTGCGTGCTCGCCTTCTCGGCAACCGCCTGTGCCTGCTGTTGCGCCTGCTGGTTCCTGTCACTCAGCCGCTCGCGCTCCTGGCGCTCGGCAGCGAGTTGGGCACGGGCGCGCTCCAGTTCCTTCTTCGCGTCGGCGTCCGCGCCGGATGGCGCGGCGCCGACATGTGGCGCGCCGGCCTTGAGCGCGGCCAGTTCGTTCTGCGCCTGTTGCAGCTGCGTGGTGGTAACGCGCAACTGGGCGCGCAGGCGCTCTTCCATGGTCTGGGCCGGCTGGGCGTGAGCCGCTGCGCCGGCCATCATGAAGCTGGCGGCGAGCGCCAGTGGACGCCAGGCGCCGCGCAAGCGTGATGTGGATGACACGGTATCCCTCCTAGAAGCGCGTGTTGATCTCGACCTGCAAGATATCGATCGCCAGCGGCGGGCCATAGACCTCCTTGGTCGACGTCCAGCGGCCGGTCACCCACGTGTTCTTGTCGAGCGCGTACGAGCCGCCCACGTAGTAGCCGCGTGCGTTGGTGCCGCCCAGGTGGAAGGTCGAATCGTTGTAGCCGTCCGGCATGGCATCCGGCTCGATGCGCTTGTAGCCAAGCAGCATGTTCCAGTCGCCCCTGGCAAGCGTCACGGGCTTGCCCAGCGTGGCCTGGAACATATAGGCGTTGCCGCCGCTCTTGAAGTCCGCGCGGCTGGTGCCGCCGCTGCCGCCGAAGTTATTGACGATGCCGCCGTTTGCACGCGAGAACATGCCGCCCTCGTCGTAGGCCAGGTTGCGGATGTAGTTCGCATCCATGCGCAGGCCGAGGCTGCCCGCCACCTTGGTTTCCCAGCGGAAGTTCAGGTCCAGCAACTGGAACTTGGAGGCCAGGCCCACGTATTGCGGCTGCGGCGTGCCAGCCGGATCCAGCGGATTGAGCGCGATATTGCGCAACAGCATCAGCGTGTTGCCCTTCTGCATGAAGGCCGGGCGTGACCAGTCGGTGCTGCAGCCGTCGGCGCCGGCGTACAGCGCGCAAGGCTGCGACACCTGGCCGCTGACGTTGCGGAAGTCGTAGTACGCCAGCGCACCGCGCAGGCGGTTGTCGTTGTTGAGCTTCCAGCTCGCGCCGATCTGTGCGCCCAGCAGCCATTTCTTCTCGCTGCTCGCCTTGTTCTGGCTGCGGCTGGGGAAGCTGTCGGAGGAATACTCGAGCGGCACCAGGCCGAGCGTGCCGAACAGCGCGACGTCCCGGTTGGGCAACGCCTTGTCGAACTGGGCGGCCAGGCCGTCGAAGTTCAGGTCGTTCGAGAACAGCAGGTCGGACGACACGAACGGGTTGCCGAAGCGGCCGGCGGTGAGGTTGACCCATTCGGCCGGCTTGTACGACAGCCAGCCCTGGTCGAGCCACACGTTCTTCTTGGCCAGGCCGCCGCCCAGCGTCTGGTTGGTGGACACCGGGCTGTCGTCGTTGCCGGTGGCAATGCGGATGCCCGCGTGCGTGCTGTCGGAAATATCGGCCAGCACGCCGAACCTGGCGCGGGCACGCAGCAGGCTCACGCGGTTCTGCCGCGTGTTGACCAGCGGCGGCAGCGAGAGATTGGTGTTCGGGTTGACATCGAAGCCGCTGCTCTGGTTGATGGCCGCCCAGTCGATGGCGATATCGCTGTTGTTGCTGGAATAGAAGCGCGATTCGTCGCGCACGCGCACGTCGCCTTCGATGCGGATGCGCTTGGTCCACTCCGGCGTTTCGTTCGGTGCCGCCCAGCCTTCGGCCTGGGCCTGGGCCATGACCTGACCCTTGACCTCGTCGCGGATCTGGTCGCGCACGGTGTCGGAAATATAGGGCACGCGCACGTCGCCCGGCTCCACGCGCATGCCGCCGGCAGCGGTGGCCGATGCCGAGGCCAGGCGCTGCGCCTGCTGCTGCGCCATGGCTTCGGTCTGGGCCTGGGCAAGCAAGGCTTCGCCGGCATCTTTTTTCAGGGCGCCACTTTGCATCAGGCCACGGATCAGCTTGACCATGGTGCTATCGGCGGGTGCCGCGCTTTGCGCGTAGCCCGCGCCGCTTGCGCCGAGCAGCGCGATCGCCGTGGCGGCGGCCAGCGCGTGGGTCTTGCGGGCCGGCTGCGCATGGCGTCGGGAGTTTGCTGGATGGTTCATCGGTTCGTTCACGAGAATGAGGTGGAATAGGTGGGGCATGCGGTAGGGCATGCGGTGAGGCATGCGGCGGCGGCCTGCAGGCCGCGTCACGGCCGGCGCCCCTTGATCGACATGCGCATCGGAAAGCGCAGCGACGCCGGCGGCCGTTCGTCGGCCCGGAAATCGCGCACCATGGCCAGCACGGCTTCATCGGTCTGCGCGTTGCCGGTGCCGCGCACCAGTAGCACACGCGTGGCGCGGCCGTCGGCGTCCAGCCACAGCTCGATGCGGATGTCCTCGAACGCCAGCTGCCGGGTGCGCTGGTCGCGCGCGAAGGCCTGCTGCAAGGCACCCGAGACGTAGCTCGCGTAAGACCGGCTGCCCAGCCCGCCGCCACCGCCGGTCATGCCGCCGCCGCGCCCGGCCTGGATGCCGAATGCATCCGTGCCGGCTTGCGCCGCGCCGTCGATCGTGACCGGGTCGCCGAGATCCTTCGACGGGCTTGGGGGTGCGTCGTCCTTTGGCGCTTCCTGCGGGTCCGCCGGCTTGGGCTCGGGCTCGATCACCTCCGGCTTGACCTTCTCCGGCACCGGCTCGGGCGGCTTCTCGAGCTCGGGAGGCGGAGGCGGCGGCGGTGGCAGCACCAGCATCGGCGTGGCCGCCACCTCGCGCTTGGTGCTGACGGTGTCGGACAGCAGGCGCCAGACCAGCACGGCCAGCCCGATGATGACCAGCGCGCCGATGATCAGCCCGCCCCAGCGGCGCCACAAGGCGATGGCGCGCTGCCGGGGAGGAGGAGTTGGATCACGATGTTTCACCCGACTCTCCTCACGCCGGCTTGCCGGTGACCAGGCCGATCTGGTTCAGGTCGATGCGCCTGAGCAGGTCCAGCACCTCCACCACCTTCGCGTACTGCACGGCGGCGTCGCCCCGCACGATCACGGGGAAATCCGGCGTGAGCGCCTTCTCCGTGCGCAAGCGCTCCTCCAGCTCCGGCAGCGTCACCGGATAGGCGTCGAGGAACACCTGGCCCGCGTTGTCGATCGTGATGGCCTTGGTCTTGGGCTTCTCCAGCGCGACCGACGAACTCGCCTTGGGCAGGTCCACCTTGATGCCCGGAATGCTGGCATTGCTGGTCAGGATGAAAATCACCAGCACCACCAGCAGCACGTCGACGAAGGGCGTGATGTTGATGCCGCCCGTGCGCTTCTTGGTGCCGAATTTGGCTGCGTATGCCATGGCCGCGCGCTCCCCTTAAGCCCGGTGCAGAGCAGCGGGGACGCGACGTCCCTCGCCCTGCTCTTCGGCCAGGCGCGTGGCGAACTCGTCCACGAACACCGCCATGTCGGCGCCGATCGAGTCCGAGCGCGAGGCGAGCCAGTTGTAGCCGAACAGCGCGGGAATCGCGACGCCCAGCCCGGCAGCGGTACACAGCAAGGCCGCGGCCATGCCCGGCGCCACCGAGTTGATATCCACCGCGCCGGCCATGGCCGCCACGACGAACACCAGCATGATCCCGATCACGGTGCCGAACAGGCCCACATACGGCGCGCCTTCGATGGTGGTCGACAGCCAGTTCATGCGCTTGGCCATGCGCTCGCTCTCGCGCACCATCACGCCATCCATGGCCGCGCGGATCGCGCTGATGGTCGCGTCGGAGACTGCGTTGAGGTCGTAGCCCATCTGATGGCGGCGGTGCAATTCTTCGACCGCCATTTCATACAAGCGCCACAGCGACGAATCCGCCTTGACGGCCTCGGGTACGCGGTTGCTCTTGGCCAGCTGGTCCAGCGGCGCGCCGGCCGCTTCGCGGAAATGCACCATGAATGCAGCGTTGGCGCGCGAGGTGGCGCCGTAGCTGCGGCCCTTGCTGATCATGATGGCCCACGACAGCGCCATCATGATGCCGAGCAGGCCCACCACGATCCAGGCGTCCAGCGGCATGGCGGCGAGGATGAAGCCGAAATGGCTCTTGCCGGCCTGCTGCTCGTCCGCGCCGAACACAGCCAGGCGCGATTCAGCACCTTGCGATACGGCGTCGGCGAGGATCAGCGCATCCGGGCGCGCGACCTTGGACAAACGCACTTCATCGATGGCACCGGAAAACGGGCTCAGCGCGGTAGCCGCGGCCGGCGCGTTGGGCGCTGCCCCTGCCGCCGCGTCGGCACCGAGCGTGGCCGGCGTGTTCAGCGCCGGCAAGGCGGTTGCCAGCGATGCGGCAGGACGTCCACCGACATACAGCGACACGCTCTTGCCATCGGACTTGACTGCCAGGTGCGACCACTGCCCCGCCTGCACGGGCTGGCCGGGATTGCTGCGCTGGCCATTGACCTGCACGAACGGCACACCCTGGTCGATGCCGATGACGAGTTCGCCAGCGCCATCGCGGCGCGCATAGACGACTTGCTGCGGGCCGAGCTTCTCGGGGCGTACCCAGGCGGAGAAGCCGAACGGCGCGCCGGCTGCCTGCGCCAGCGATGGCGACGACGGCAGCACCAGCGGGGCGGCGCCGAGCTGCGCGCCCTTGCCGATGACCGTGCCATCGACGCTCACCACGGCGGTCTGGCTGTGGTTGCCGTAAGCCGTGGTGTCGCGCGCCGGCACGCTGCCTTCGGCAAAGTGGTAGACCAACGTGTAGTCGGGGTCGAAGGTCCGCTGGCCATTGCCCGATGCCGGCGCCTTGGCGTTGCCGTAGTACATCCACAACTGCTGCGGGCCGGCGGCCGAGACCGACGGGACGTCGATCCAGATCAGCGCGATGCCCAGGAGCGGATCGAACTGTTCGATCTGGTGGTTAAGCACGGTCTTGTCGTCGGCGGCGACAAAGCGCAGGTCGGCGCCGGTCTCGCTCACGCCTTCAAAGCTGAAGTTGCCGGTATGCAGGCGCAGCAGCACCGGGGTACGCCCGGCATCGCCGCCGATCGCGCCGGCCTTGGGGCCGGCGTCGATCGTGATCGGCTTGCGATAGGCCCAGTCGGGCTGCCACCAGGCATGGGCCAGGTCCGGCAGGAGTGTGCTCAGCAGCGTGAGCACGAGCAAAAGGATGCGTCGCAT comes from the Cupriavidus basilensis genome and includes:
- a CDS encoding STN domain-containing protein, which translates into the protein MARLAASPGARALVVYMAVLALCLACQQTRAQQPANRAGGEMAFDLPAQPLKQALAQYDAQTSLSVFFSSELAAGRTSTAVHGTFSPENALRKMLEGTGLNVQATAADAFVLVPAPRYADTAVAQPPASAARQYDGAVQSQVYQALCARPALALGEYRLALYVQLNAAGHVAHARLLDTTGDKARDAAIIETVEHVDVGQPPGDPAKAFVLLVKPVRCDAAAARSGSCQPPCGRQASR
- a CDS encoding DUF2341 domain-containing protein, which encodes MRRILLLVLTLLSTLLPDLAHAWWQPDWAYRKPITIDAGPKAGAIGGDAGRTPVLLRLHTGNFSFEGVSETGADLRFVAADDKTVLNHQIEQFDPLLGIALIWIDVPSVSAAGPQQLWMYYGNAKAPASGNGQRTFDPDYTLVYHFAEGSVPARDTTAYGNHSQTAVVSVDGTVIGKGAQLGAAPLVLPSSPSLAQAAGAPFGFSAWVRPEKLGPQQVVYARRDGAGELVIGIDQGVPFVQVNGQRSNPGQPVQAGQWSHLAVKSDGKSVSLYVGGRPAASLATALPALNTPATLGADAAAGAAPNAPAAATALSPFSGAIDEVRLSKVARPDALILADAVSQGAESRLAVFGADEQQAGKSHFGFILAAMPLDAWIVVGLLGIMMALSWAIMISKGRSYGATSRANAAFMVHFREAAGAPLDQLAKSNRVPEAVKADSSLWRLYEMAVEELHRRHQMGYDLNAVSDATISAIRAAMDGVMVRESERMAKRMNWLSTTIEGAPYVGLFGTVIGIMLVFVVAAMAGAVDINSVAPGMAAALLCTAAGLGVAIPALFGYNWLASRSDSIGADMAVFVDEFATRLAEEQGEGRRVPAALHRA
- a CDS encoding trypsin-like peptidase domain-containing protein codes for the protein MAFDLGRRSGFARRSLALAAMALLFALAAGTAGCAPLQAASWRAAPDFSRLVRENGPAVVNIGVAREASPDPLRGRAQGQDNVDETSLGSGFILSGDGYILTNAHVVARGSLVSVKLTDRREFKARLIGLDAVADVALLKIDATGLPTVKIGDAASVEVGSWALAIGSPYGFSHSVTAGIVSAKGRVLPGAEYMPFLQTDVPVNPGNSGGPLFNLKGEVIGINSRIYSRSGGYQGLSFAIPIDVAMRIKDQLLRQGAVTRGRIGVAVQEVSQALADSFRLPRPAGALVSYVQPGGAAGRAGMKPGDVILQVGECDVVQSADALIFIADLAPGVAVPLRLWRDRAALVLAVRPDRFDAPRVARPAAPGHAPLGMMVRPLWAQERQVLRIDGGLLVQRVNAAASRAGMNAGDVILAVNGQPVDSIEALADEASAADGAVALLVQRGNARLFVAIETRQPAGPAQEE
- a CDS encoding peptidylprolyl isomerase, translating into MKSHAQSMLPPVRAAIGVLLASWLSAAPVQAAEPATASGPVVARAGSVTVGQDDVERLLQGLPEADRAAARSNRAGIENWLRQRLASEALLREAQGKGWAERPEVKARVDAAMREISARIVASTYLESVAQLPAGYPSEPEVNAAYEGGKANFQVPASYRVAQIFLATQGSDAAATAKVRDEARKLATQARQGDFAALAKSRSQDPRGAERGGEVGALPLAQMLPEVRDTVARLKVGQVSDPVQSAAGFHVMKLLDTQAGRIATLDEIKPQLVAAMRQQRQQQLVQAYMARLVAPGAASIDTAALDAVLHKAN
- a CDS encoding ExbD/TolR family protein, which produces MAYAAKFGTKKRTGGINITPFVDVLLVVLVIFILTSNASIPGIKVDLPKASSSVALEKPKTKAITIDNAGQVFLDAYPVTLPELEERLRTEKALTPDFPVIVRGDAAVQYAKVVEVLDLLRRIDLNQIGLVTGKPA
- a CDS encoding YbjN domain-containing protein; translated protein: MNTTATQIDTSADSQPALLMAVTSEQVGDAIKAAGCAVTAIEQDGVLRLHSASHGVGFQVLWGNSLAPDAYLDFTLSCPLRVQGGALPECVLGDWHRAKRFARVAQHGEFLVLEMDVVISGGVGPDYLTVALQLWTQMMGQFFLHLRNFQPAVSDAVAGADATGDATADAPAQEEAAAA
- a CDS encoding putative porin, with protein sequence MNHPANSRRHAQPARKTHALAAATAIALLGASGAGYAQSAAPADSTMVKLIRGLMQSGALKKDAGEALLAQAQTEAMAQQQAQRLASASATAAGGMRVEPGDVRVPYISDTVRDQIRDEVKGQVMAQAQAEGWAAPNETPEWTKRIRIEGDVRVRDESRFYSSNNSDIAIDWAAINQSSGFDVNPNTNLSLPPLVNTRQNRVSLLRARARFGVLADISDSTHAGIRIATGNDDSPVSTNQTLGGGLAKKNVWLDQGWLSYKPAEWVNLTAGRFGNPFVSSDLLFSNDLNFDGLAAQFDKALPNRDVALFGTLGLVPLEYSSDSFPSRSQNKASSEKKWLLGAQIGASWKLNNDNRLRGALAYYDFRNVSGQVSQPCALYAGADGCSTDWSRPAFMQKGNTLMLLRNIALNPLDPAGTPQPQYVGLASKFQLLDLNFRWETKVAGSLGLRMDANYIRNLAYDEGGMFSRANGGIVNNFGGSGGTSRADFKSGGNAYMFQATLGKPVTLARGDWNMLLGYKRIEPDAMPDGYNDSTFHLGGTNARGYYVGGSYALDKNTWVTGRWTSTKEVYGPPLAIDILQVEINTRF
- a CDS encoding energy transducer TonB, which translates into the protein MKHRDPTPPPRQRAIALWRRWGGLIIGALVIIGLAVLVWRLLSDTVSTKREVAATPMLVLPPPPPPPPELEKPPEPVPEKVKPEVIEPEPKPADPQEAPKDDAPPSPSKDLGDPVTIDGAAQAGTDAFGIQAGRGGGMTGGGGGLGSRSYASYVSGALQQAFARDQRTRQLAFEDIRIELWLDADGRATRVLLVRGTGNAQTDEAVLAMVRDFRADERPPASLRFPMRMSIKGRRP